Proteins from one Pseudomonas sp. KBS0710 genomic window:
- the hppD gene encoding 4-hydroxyphenylpyruvate dioxygenase, with translation MADQYENPMGLMGFEFIEFASPTPGTLEPIFEIMGFTKVATHRSKNVHLYRQGEINLILNNQPDSLASYFAAEHGPSVCGMAFRVKDSQQAYNRALELGAQPIHIETGPMELNLPAIKGIGGAPLYLIDRFGEGSSIYDIDFVYLEGVDRNPVGAGLKVIDHLTHNVYRGRMVYWANFYEKLFNFREARYFDIKGEYTGLTSKAMSAPDGMIRIPLNEESSKGAGQIEEFLMQFNGEGIQHVAFLTEDLVKTWDALKKIGMRFMTAPPDTYYEMLEGRLPNHGEPVDQLQARGILLDGSSIEGDKRLLLQIFSETLMGPVFFEFIQRKGDDGFGEGNFKALFESIERDQVRRGVLTTD, from the coding sequence ATGGCCGACCAATACGAAAACCCAATGGGCCTGATGGGCTTTGAATTTATTGAATTCGCATCGCCGACTCCGGGCACCCTGGAGCCGATCTTCGAAATCATGGGTTTCACCAAAGTGGCGACCCACCGCTCCAAGAACGTGCACCTGTATCGCCAGGGCGAGATCAACCTGATCCTCAACAACCAGCCCGACAGCCTGGCGTCGTACTTTGCCGCCGAACACGGTCCGTCGGTGTGCGGCATGGCGTTCCGTGTCAAAGACTCGCAGCAAGCCTACAACCGCGCGTTGGAGCTGGGCGCCCAGCCGATTCATATCGAAACCGGCCCGATGGAACTCAACCTGCCGGCCATCAAGGGCATCGGCGGTGCGCCGCTGTACCTGATCGACCGTTTTGGCGAAGGCAGCTCGATCTATGACATCGACTTCGTGTACCTCGAAGGTGTGGACCGCAACCCGGTAGGGGCGGGCCTCAAGGTTATCGACCACTTGACCCACAACGTGTATCGCGGCCGCATGGTCTACTGGGCCAACTTCTACGAGAAGCTGTTCAACTTCCGTGAAGCACGCTACTTCGATATCAAGGGCGAGTACACCGGCCTGACGTCCAAGGCCATGAGCGCCCCGGACGGCATGATCCGCATCCCGCTGAACGAGGAATCGTCCAAAGGCGCGGGCCAGATCGAAGAGTTCCTGATGCAGTTCAACGGCGAAGGCATCCAGCACGTGGCGTTCCTCACCGAAGACCTGGTCAAGACCTGGGATGCGCTGAAGAAGATCGGCATGCGCTTCATGACCGCGCCGCCAGACACTTACTACGAAATGCTCGAAGGCCGCCTGCCCAACCACGGCGAGCCGGTGGACCAACTGCAGGCACGCGGTATTTTGCTGGATGGTTCCTCGATCGAGGGCGACAAGCGTCTGCTGCTGCAGATCTTCTCGGAAACCCTGATGGGCCCGGTGTTCTTCGAGTTCATCCAGCGCAAAGGCGACGATGGGTTTGGCGAGGGCAACTTCAAGGCACTGTTCGAGTCGATCGAGCGTGACCAGGTGCGTCGCGGTGTACTGACCACCGACTAA
- a CDS encoding DMT family transporter: MHPLSDRLTYLKLAAVSMIWGGTFVAGRYLANQVDPLLAASLRFILASLGLLLFMLCARIPLARPRPRQLLRLALLGFFGIFFYNLCFFYGLHSINASRASLIVALNPAVIGLASWWLFKERLGAAKVVGIAVCLAGAALVIVSRNPQLLQGASSTWRGDVLIFGCVLGWGIYSLFSRALNQSLGPLQTVTWSVLLGTLMLTLVTAFTGRFTVEGLASLHWPQVLSLVYLGVFGSALAYIGYYDGIRRIGATRAGVFIALNPLTAVICGALLLGEQLTLPMVLGGAVILLGIYLCNKPLAQPKAIGI, translated from the coding sequence ATGCATCCTCTGTCTGATCGCCTCACCTACCTCAAGCTCGCCGCTGTCAGCATGATTTGGGGCGGCACTTTTGTCGCCGGGCGCTACCTGGCCAATCAAGTCGACCCGCTGCTGGCCGCCAGCCTGCGGTTTATCCTGGCGAGCCTGGGGCTGCTGCTGTTCATGCTGTGCGCACGCATCCCGTTGGCGCGGCCGCGTCCCCGGCAACTACTGCGTCTGGCGCTGCTGGGGTTTTTCGGGATCTTTTTCTACAACCTGTGTTTCTTCTACGGCCTGCACTCCATCAACGCCTCGCGCGCCTCGTTGATCGTGGCGTTGAACCCGGCCGTAATCGGCCTGGCTTCCTGGTGGTTGTTCAAAGAGCGTCTCGGCGCTGCCAAGGTTGTGGGTATCGCCGTGTGCCTGGCCGGTGCTGCGCTGGTGATCGTCAGTCGCAACCCGCAGCTGCTGCAAGGCGCATCGAGTACCTGGCGGGGTGACGTATTGATTTTCGGCTGTGTGCTGGGGTGGGGGATTTACTCGTTGTTTTCCCGGGCGCTGAACCAAAGCCTGGGGCCATTGCAAACCGTTACCTGGTCAGTGTTGCTCGGCACCCTGATGCTGACGCTGGTCACTGCGTTCACCGGGCGCTTCACCGTTGAAGGGCTCGCCAGCCTGCACTGGCCGCAGGTGCTGAGCCTGGTGTATCTGGGCGTGTTCGGCTCCGCGCTGGCGTACATCGGCTATTACGATGGCATCCGGCGTATCGGTGCGACCCGCGCTGGCGTGTTCATCGCGCTGAACCCGCTGACGGCGGTGATCTGTGGCGCGCTGCTGCTCGGCGAGCAACTGACATTGCCCATGGTGTTGGGCGGCGCAGTGATTCTGTTGGGCATCTATTTATGCAACAAACCCCTTGCGCAGCCAAAGGCAATAGGGATTTGA
- a CDS encoding fimbrial protein: MNHTMHGVQLFMIRLSGTVALLSGWAFATPALAHFGNAGDCSPQANLNVSIAPITQQGQVQIGQALGAVNGYGFDSGSGYVMRCQYKDWPIGQPVTANISLVNSPATGITFSAEGLSMPVYATNLPGVGFAVMARDPSQAFHPLNHGTTALLTAKHNKPNGWGLQGRLYLVATGPVSAGTITARTFANYTLTNVTTSGPGYASVSFGNTVIAPPLRPTCHVSTPSVAMPMGPVASRDFTGVGSYAASASQNIRLDCAGGTGGSVDIWVTVTDQTNPANRGNQLSLTRTSTAKGVAIQLLSGPSVLSYGADSSSAGNLNQWRVTSTSNGTITIPLTARYVQTEKMIQPGTANGLASFTMSYR, from the coding sequence ATGAATCACACCATGCACGGGGTTCAGCTCTTTATGATCAGGCTTTCTGGCACGGTTGCACTGTTGAGCGGCTGGGCGTTCGCAACACCTGCCCTGGCTCACTTTGGCAATGCTGGCGATTGTTCACCCCAGGCCAACCTGAATGTCTCGATTGCGCCCATCACCCAGCAGGGCCAGGTACAGATCGGACAGGCCCTGGGCGCAGTAAACGGCTACGGCTTCGACAGCGGCAGTGGCTACGTAATGCGCTGTCAATACAAGGATTGGCCTATCGGGCAACCCGTGACAGCGAACATCAGCCTGGTCAATTCGCCGGCTACGGGTATCACGTTCAGTGCGGAGGGCCTCTCGATGCCGGTCTACGCCACCAACCTGCCAGGAGTGGGGTTCGCGGTAATGGCCAGGGACCCCAGTCAAGCTTTTCACCCACTCAATCATGGCACCACGGCGTTATTGACCGCCAAACACAACAAGCCCAATGGGTGGGGGCTTCAGGGGCGGCTCTACCTGGTGGCTACCGGCCCAGTCTCGGCCGGCACAATCACTGCGCGCACGTTTGCCAACTACACCTTGACCAATGTCACCACCTCAGGCCCAGGCTACGCATCGGTAAGCTTCGGTAACACGGTCATAGCGCCGCCGCTGCGGCCTACTTGCCATGTCTCGACACCCTCGGTTGCCATGCCGATGGGGCCTGTGGCCAGCCGGGATTTCACCGGCGTAGGCAGCTACGCCGCCAGCGCGAGCCAGAACATCAGGCTGGACTGCGCCGGGGGCACCGGTGGCAGCGTGGACATCTGGGTCACGGTGACCGACCAGACCAACCCCGCAAATCGCGGCAATCAGCTGTCGCTGACGCGCACTTCGACAGCCAAAGGTGTAGCAATACAGCTGTTGAGTGGCCCCTCAGTGCTGAGCTATGGCGCCGATTCTTCGTCCGCGGGCAACCTGAACCAATGGCGGGTGACAAGCACGAGCAACGGCACCATCACGATCCCCTTGACTGCTCGTTATGTCCAAACCGAAAAAATGATCCAGCCCGGTACAGCCAACGGGCTGGCTTCGTTCACCATGAGTTATCGGTGA
- the rarD gene encoding EamA family transporter RarD, with amino-acid sequence MSKGVVLSVLASVLFAVMYYFTSLLTPLSGLEIFGWRMLLTVPCMTVFMMVSGEWRRVWELLRMLAAKPRLIGGVVLSSALLGVQLWLFMWAPLNGRSLDVSVGYFLLPLTMVLTGRLVYGERLSRLQQIAVFFAALGVLNELYQAGGFSWATLVVIIGYPVYFVVRKYLRTDHLGGLWLDMALMLPVAWWFVQHGEQGFAVLDVHPKLYALIPMLGLISASALVSYIIASRLLAFSLFGLLSYVEPVLLLFVALLLGEGIKGGQWLTYIPIWLAVMVLVYEGFKHLVHQRKA; translated from the coding sequence GTGTCTAAAGGTGTTGTTTTATCGGTCTTGGCCTCGGTGTTGTTTGCCGTGATGTACTACTTCACCTCGCTGCTCACGCCCTTGAGCGGCCTGGAGATATTTGGTTGGCGCATGCTGCTGACCGTGCCGTGCATGACCGTGTTCATGATGGTCAGCGGTGAATGGCGACGCGTGTGGGAGTTGCTGCGGATGCTGGCGGCCAAGCCACGATTAATCGGCGGCGTGGTGCTGTCGTCCGCGCTGCTGGGCGTGCAATTGTGGTTGTTTATGTGGGCGCCGCTGAATGGGCGCAGCCTGGATGTGTCGGTGGGCTATTTCCTGCTGCCGCTGACCATGGTGCTGACCGGTCGCCTGGTATACGGCGAACGCTTGTCGCGTTTGCAGCAGATCGCGGTATTTTTTGCTGCACTCGGGGTACTTAATGAGCTGTACCAGGCAGGTGGTTTTTCCTGGGCGACCCTGGTGGTGATCATCGGTTACCCGGTGTACTTCGTGGTGCGTAAATACCTGCGCACCGATCACCTGGGCGGCTTGTGGCTGGACATGGCGCTGATGCTGCCGGTGGCCTGGTGGTTTGTGCAGCATGGCGAACAAGGCTTTGCCGTACTCGATGTACACCCCAAACTGTATGCGTTGATTCCGATGCTGGGTCTGATCAGTGCCTCGGCATTGGTGAGCTATATCATTGCCAGCCGCTTATTGGCCTTTAGTCTGTTCGGACTGCTCAGCTACGTGGAGCCGGTGTTGCTGCTCTTCGTGGCGTTGTTGCTGGGAGAAGGCATCAAGGGCGGCCAGTGGCTTACCTACATCCCGATCTGGCTGGCCGTGATGGTGCTGGTGTATGAAGGCTTCAAGCATCTGGTGCATCAGCGCAAAGCCTGA
- a CDS encoding aldo/keto reductase — MIYRTLGESGLKVSALTLGTMMFGEQTNTEDSLRIIDKAWDQGINFIDTADVYTGGRSEEIVGEAITRHRADWVVASKVGFGPADGLPNRSGLSRKRIFNALEASLTRLDTDYLDIYYLHREDHDTPLEVTVSAIGDLIRQGKIRYWGLSNYRGWRIAEVIRLAERLGVDKPVISQPLYNIVNRQAEVEQITAAAAYGLGVVPYSPLARGVLSGKYAPDVTPEAGSRAARQDKRILETEWRVESLRIAQQIQQYTQGRGVGIVEFAIAWVLNNSAVSSAIVGPRTEAQWDAYTGALEVKITAEDEAFIDSLVTPGHSSTPGFNDVSHFVSGRVARS, encoded by the coding sequence ATGATTTACCGCACATTGGGCGAGTCTGGGTTGAAGGTCAGCGCGCTGACCCTGGGCACCATGATGTTTGGCGAGCAGACCAACACGGAAGACTCGCTGCGCATCATCGACAAGGCCTGGGACCAGGGCATCAATTTTATCGACACCGCCGACGTCTACACCGGCGGGCGTTCCGAAGAAATCGTCGGCGAGGCGATCACCCGCCATCGGGCGGATTGGGTGGTGGCGTCCAAAGTCGGTTTCGGCCCGGCAGATGGCTTGCCCAACCGCAGTGGTTTGAGCCGCAAGCGCATTTTCAATGCGTTGGAAGCCAGCCTGACGCGCCTGGACACCGACTACCTGGATATCTACTACCTGCACCGCGAGGACCACGACACGCCGCTGGAGGTTACCGTGTCTGCGATTGGCGACCTGATCCGCCAAGGCAAGATCCGCTATTGGGGGCTGTCCAACTACCGGGGCTGGCGTATCGCTGAAGTGATTCGCCTGGCCGAACGCCTGGGTGTCGACAAACCGGTTATCAGCCAGCCGCTGTACAACATCGTCAACCGCCAGGCGGAAGTCGAGCAGATCACCGCAGCCGCCGCCTATGGCCTGGGCGTGGTGCCTTACAGCCCCTTGGCGCGAGGAGTACTCAGTGGCAAATACGCGCCCGACGTGACGCCCGAAGCTGGCAGCCGTGCGGCGCGCCAGGACAAGCGCATCCTGGAAACCGAGTGGCGGGTGGAATCGCTGCGCATCGCCCAGCAGATTCAGCAGTACACCCAAGGGCGTGGCGTGGGGATTGTCGAGTTTGCGATTGCCTGGGTGCTGAACAACTCGGCGGTGAGTTCGGCGATTGTCGGGCCGCGTACCGAGGCGCAGTGGGACGCATACACCGGGGCGCTGGAGGTGAAAATCACGGCTGAAGATGAGGCGTTTATTGACTCGCTGGTGACGCCGGGGCATTCGTCTACGCCGGGGTTTAATGATGTGAGCCATTTTGTCTCGGGGCGCGTTGCGCGCTCGTAG
- a CDS encoding SDR family oxidoreductase, which yields MTSSLSGKTVIVIGGSSGIGAAVAKAAAARGAHVVLAGRRLTSGAGNGVRSEPVDVTDSASLQRLFDTVGRFDHLVFTSGPSVQAKPLIETDLDEARDNFNVKLWGALRAIQQALPFLAEHGSISLTSGQLGRKLMPGQFIKTGINAATEALGKQLAKELAPRRVNVISPGVIDTPAYAGLAEEQRLAMFAKAGAALPVGRVGQAEEVAAGYVLAMENGFVTGAVIDIDGGGLL from the coding sequence ATGACCTCTTCCCTTAGCGGTAAAACCGTCATCGTGATCGGCGGCAGCAGCGGCATCGGTGCCGCCGTGGCCAAGGCCGCCGCCGCCCGTGGCGCACACGTGGTGCTGGCCGGGCGCCGTTTGACCTCCGGTGCAGGCAATGGCGTGCGCAGCGAACCGGTGGACGTCACCGACAGCGCCTCCTTGCAACGTTTGTTCGACACGGTCGGGCGCTTTGACCACTTGGTGTTTACCTCCGGTCCGTCGGTGCAGGCCAAACCGCTGATCGAGACGGATCTGGACGAGGCCCGGGACAATTTCAACGTGAAACTCTGGGGCGCGTTGCGTGCGATCCAACAGGCGCTGCCATTTTTGGCCGAGCACGGCAGCATCAGCCTGACCTCGGGCCAACTGGGTCGTAAGTTGATGCCCGGTCAGTTCATCAAGACCGGCATCAACGCGGCGACTGAAGCGCTGGGCAAGCAGCTTGCAAAGGAGTTGGCGCCACGGCGGGTCAACGTGATCAGCCCGGGCGTGATTGATACACCGGCCTATGCGGGGCTGGCAGAGGAGCAACGCCTGGCGATGTTCGCCAAGGCGGGTGCGGCGTTGCCCGTCGGGCGAGTCGGGCAGGCTGAGGAGGTTGCGGCAGGGTACGTACTGGCCATGGAAAATGGCTTTGTTACCGGCGCGGTAATTGATATCGACGGTGGAGGCCTGCTGTAA
- a CDS encoding LysR family transcriptional regulator: MSSTLDLEVFVRTADTGSLSAAARSLNLTPAAASIALKRLETRLGIRLLARSTRSMRLTEEGRRYLDSVRVALEALAEGEQAIKQQGQSLSGLLQLAAPSDFGRNVLLGWLDEFKLEHPTIRLQLLLNDSNADLFRDTVDIALRFGVPRDSSLVALPVVPGHHRIPCASPDYLARHGTPRTPADLAQHSTLRYMRRGQANSTWYFRQGALLQEVEVSGDYLSDDGEIVRRWALAGHGIAYKANLDIASDIKAGRLVPLLPDWQGEPTPFNLMCPHRLQVSERVKVLHGFLQQRCQTLLSV; encoded by the coding sequence ATGAGCTCGACCCTGGACCTTGAAGTGTTCGTACGGACCGCCGACACCGGCAGCCTGTCGGCGGCGGCGCGCAGCCTCAACCTTACCCCGGCGGCGGCGAGTATCGCGCTCAAGCGCCTGGAAACCCGGCTGGGCATTCGCCTGCTGGCCCGCTCCACGCGCAGCATGCGCCTGACCGAAGAAGGCCGACGCTACCTGGACAGCGTGCGGGTGGCCCTCGAAGCGCTGGCCGAAGGTGAACAGGCGATCAAGCAACAAGGTCAGAGCTTGAGTGGGTTATTGCAACTGGCGGCACCTTCGGACTTCGGCCGCAACGTACTGCTGGGCTGGCTGGATGAATTCAAGCTCGAACATCCGACGATCCGCCTGCAGTTGTTGCTCAACGACAGCAACGCGGATCTGTTCCGCGACACCGTCGACATCGCCCTGCGCTTTGGTGTGCCGAGGGACTCCAGCCTGGTGGCGTTGCCCGTGGTGCCCGGCCACCATCGCATCCCCTGCGCCAGCCCTGATTACCTGGCGCGCCATGGCACACCGCGCACACCGGCTGACCTGGCGCAGCACAGCACGCTGCGCTACATGCGCCGTGGGCAGGCGAATAGCACCTGGTACTTTCGCCAGGGTGCGTTACTGCAAGAGGTCGAAGTGTCGGGCGACTACCTGAGCGACGACGGTGAAATCGTGCGGCGCTGGGCACTGGCCGGCCATGGCATCGCTTACAAGGCCAATCTGGATATTGCCAGCGATATCAAGGCCGGGCGGTTGGTGCCGCTGCTGCCCGACTGGCAAGGCGAGCCCACGCCGTTCAACCTGATGTGCCCGCACCGCTTGCAGGTGTCGGAACGGGTGAAAGTGCTGCATGGTTTTTTACAGCAGCGCTGCCAGACCTTGCTGAGTGTATGA
- a CDS encoding LysR family transcriptional regulator yields MTLTQLEIFSLVAELQGFTTAAHRLGISQSAVSHAVKALEQELGVDLFRRHQTRVELSDIGAQLLGRARAMLGLAATLQQEAADARGMKRGTLRIGSFGPTASVRLLPAILSHFRQAYPGIEVHVDEGPDRQVMQWLDERRVDVGFVVLADTQADSERFDTVALFEDQLVALLPATHPLVASTSVPLKALCDDPFILTEAGSSELVMRLFSVARLRPNVRYRCAQLLSTLEAVSRGDGVSIVAQASLPEHVDSRYVARPLSPPVPRRVGLAVLDRRQASPAALAFLALAQRLQHTGTHR; encoded by the coding sequence ATGACCTTGACCCAACTGGAAATTTTTTCTCTGGTGGCCGAACTGCAAGGATTCACCACTGCGGCTCACCGCCTGGGCATCAGCCAGTCGGCGGTATCCCATGCCGTCAAGGCCCTGGAGCAGGAGTTGGGCGTGGACTTGTTCCGGCGCCACCAGACGCGCGTGGAGCTGAGCGATATCGGCGCGCAATTACTCGGGCGCGCCCGTGCCATGCTCGGCCTGGCCGCGACCTTGCAGCAGGAAGCCGCCGATGCCCGCGGGATGAAGCGCGGTACCCTGCGCATCGGCTCCTTTGGGCCTACCGCGTCGGTGCGCTTGTTGCCGGCCATCCTCAGCCACTTTCGGCAAGCTTACCCAGGCATTGAGGTGCACGTGGACGAAGGTCCGGACCGCCAGGTAATGCAGTGGCTGGATGAGCGGCGGGTCGATGTCGGGTTTGTGGTGCTCGCCGACACGCAAGCAGACAGCGAACGCTTCGACACCGTGGCGTTGTTCGAGGATCAGCTGGTCGCGCTGTTACCCGCTACCCATCCGCTGGTAGCCAGCACGTCAGTGCCGCTCAAAGCACTGTGTGATGATCCATTCATTCTCACCGAGGCGGGTTCGTCGGAGTTGGTGATGCGCCTGTTCAGCGTCGCCCGCTTGCGTCCCAATGTGCGTTACCGCTGCGCGCAATTGCTCAGTACGCTGGAAGCCGTAAGCCGTGGCGACGGGGTGAGCATCGTGGCGCAGGCATCGTTGCCGGAACATGTCGACAGTCGTTATGTGGCCCGACCGTTATCGCCGCCCGTGCCGCGCCGGGTCGGCCTGGCGGTGTTGGACCGGCGCCAGGCCTCACCTGCAGCCCTTGCGTTTCTCGCGCTCGCACAAAGGCTGCAACACACCGGTACTCACCGATAA
- a CDS encoding fimbria/pilus outer membrane usher protein produces the protein MPALLSFTFCQGAAWLFSHPRLLLLFGLLSTLLLSAEAAPLLFDLEAFTSGLSSPADISRFNTSNVLAPGVYRVDVTLNGQPLGRRPVTFTHQDKQEGAQPCVSAQQLAELGVVLGNAEADADADEHCRDFAEWFPMATSRVDVESLTLDVSIPQVYITRSARDYVDPAEWDKGIDAVLLNYHFSAAAVTSAAGEDRSYLGLDDGVNLGDWRLRHQGGQAWASRSGHLPYQATATYLQRAVSAWQSQLTVGDSFSSGQILDGVRVRGITLATDNRMLAQSQQGYAPQVRGVADSNATVTVRQNGYTLYETTVAPGPFVIDDLYPTGYGGDLDVSVTEVDGRRSTFVVPYSVAPQLLRYRATHYSATLGRVQQHGVSDANASVFQGTLQHGLVDNLTVYGGATLSQGYSQGKAGVAMSTPVGAFALDTSHSRTQVQGQAVARGQSLGLAYNKNVPFSGTHFALGAYRFSTDGYLNLPDALNVRDLGRHGGNLDSYARQKSRLDLTISQQLGPGTLSLYGSSTDYWAGQQGRQTSFTASYGANWKSLSWNLSAQRSRVSEVYRASDHERADDIFFGRPTRTEHVENHWVLSLSMPLGEGARAPTLSSSLSRDAGASRGSQQQVGINGVLGDTAQTHYGWVGSRGTGNHGGSSFNAYAGYRSNAANLRGGYGQSQGNAQVSMSADGGLIAHSGGVTLAQNLGEASALVYAPDAQGAQLGGSGVRIDTHGYGVMSSLRAYQPNAVDIDPQGMPMDVELKESSRSVVPTLGAVSLVKFETVSGRAVVIKATHPNGKPLPFAAQVFDEQGNEVGVIGQAGKAFVRGVADHGRLTVQWAEAAGERCFIHYHLPAREPGRRQENTDQLVSQCRYEEST, from the coding sequence ATGCCTGCCTTGTTGTCATTCACGTTCTGCCAAGGTGCTGCCTGGCTGTTTTCCCACCCTCGGCTGCTGTTGCTGTTCGGCTTGCTCAGCACGCTGTTGTTATCGGCCGAGGCTGCCCCGTTGTTGTTTGACCTGGAGGCCTTTACCAGCGGCTTGTCCAGCCCGGCGGATATCTCACGCTTCAATACCAGCAATGTGTTGGCGCCTGGGGTATACCGCGTTGATGTGACACTTAACGGGCAACCGCTGGGCCGTCGCCCGGTCACCTTCACCCACCAGGACAAACAGGAGGGGGCGCAACCCTGTGTCAGCGCGCAGCAACTGGCCGAACTCGGCGTGGTACTGGGCAACGCCGAGGCCGATGCTGATGCTGATGAGCACTGTCGCGATTTCGCCGAATGGTTCCCCATGGCCACCAGCCGTGTCGATGTCGAATCCCTGACCCTGGACGTCAGCATCCCGCAGGTCTACATCACGCGCTCCGCACGCGACTACGTTGACCCTGCCGAGTGGGACAAGGGCATTGATGCCGTATTGCTCAATTATCACTTCAGCGCCGCGGCGGTGACATCGGCTGCTGGTGAGGACCGCAGTTACCTGGGCCTGGACGACGGGGTCAACCTGGGTGACTGGCGACTGCGCCACCAGGGCGGGCAAGCCTGGGCGTCGCGAAGCGGCCACCTGCCTTATCAAGCCACGGCCACCTATTTGCAACGCGCCGTTTCAGCCTGGCAATCGCAACTGACCGTGGGTGACAGTTTCAGCAGCGGCCAGATCCTCGACGGCGTGCGCGTACGCGGCATTACCCTGGCCACTGATAACCGGATGCTTGCGCAATCGCAACAAGGCTATGCGCCCCAAGTGCGCGGCGTAGCCGACAGCAATGCCACGGTGACGGTGCGCCAGAACGGCTACACCCTTTACGAAACCACTGTGGCGCCTGGGCCGTTTGTGATCGATGACCTCTACCCCACGGGCTACGGTGGCGACCTCGACGTCAGTGTCACCGAGGTAGACGGGCGGCGCAGCACCTTTGTCGTGCCTTATTCGGTGGCCCCGCAGCTGTTGCGTTACCGCGCCACTCACTACAGTGCAACGCTGGGGCGTGTGCAGCAGCATGGCGTGAGCGATGCCAACGCTTCGGTGTTTCAAGGCACGCTGCAACATGGACTCGTCGATAACCTCACGGTTTACGGCGGCGCCACGCTTTCCCAGGGCTATAGCCAAGGCAAGGCGGGCGTGGCGATGAGTACACCCGTAGGCGCGTTCGCCCTGGACACTAGCCACTCGCGCACACAGGTGCAGGGGCAGGCCGTGGCCCGCGGACAGAGCCTTGGCCTGGCCTACAACAAGAACGTGCCGTTTTCGGGAACGCATTTTGCGCTCGGCGCCTATCGCTTCTCGACGGATGGCTACCTGAACCTGCCGGACGCATTGAATGTGCGCGACCTGGGCCGTCACGGCGGCAACCTGGACAGCTATGCCCGGCAAAAAAGCCGCCTGGACCTGACGATCAGCCAGCAGTTGGGGCCGGGCACCCTGAGCCTGTATGGCAGCTCTACGGACTACTGGGCCGGGCAGCAAGGGCGCCAGACGTCGTTCACGGCCAGCTATGGCGCCAACTGGAAGTCGCTCAGCTGGAACCTATCGGCGCAACGTTCGAGGGTCAGCGAGGTGTATCGGGCGAGCGACCACGAACGCGCTGACGATATTTTCTTCGGCCGCCCGACGCGAACCGAACATGTTGAGAATCACTGGGTGCTGAGCCTCTCCATGCCATTGGGCGAGGGCGCGCGCGCACCCACCTTGAGCAGTTCACTGTCGCGGGATGCGGGTGCTTCGCGCGGCAGTCAGCAACAAGTCGGCATCAATGGCGTGCTGGGGGATACGGCGCAAACCCATTACGGTTGGGTGGGCAGTCGCGGCACCGGCAATCACGGTGGCTCAAGCTTCAACGCTTACGCGGGCTATCGCAGTAACGCCGCCAACCTGCGCGGCGGTTATGGTCAGAGCCAGGGCAATGCACAAGTGTCCATGAGCGCCGACGGCGGCCTTATCGCCCACAGCGGTGGCGTTACCCTGGCGCAAAACCTCGGCGAGGCCTCGGCGTTGGTGTACGCACCGGATGCCCAAGGCGCGCAGCTCGGCGGTTCCGGGGTGCGTATCGACACGCACGGCTATGGGGTCATGTCTTCATTGCGGGCGTACCAGCCCAACGCCGTGGACATCGACCCGCAAGGCATGCCCATGGACGTGGAGTTAAAGGAGTCGAGCCGTTCCGTGGTGCCGACCTTGGGCGCCGTATCGCTGGTCAAGTTCGAGACCGTCAGTGGCCGCGCGGTGGTAATCAAGGCCACCCACCCGAACGGCAAGCCCCTGCCGTTCGCAGCCCAGGTATTTGATGAACAGGGCAACGAAGTCGGGGTGATCGGCCAGGCGGGCAAGGCTTTTGTGCGCGGGGTTGCCGACCACGGCAGGCTGACCGTGCAGTGGGCGGAGGCGGCGGGCGAGCGGTGTTTCATCCATTACCATTTGCCTGCCCGTGAGCCCGGTCGCCGCCAGGAAAATACCGATCAATTGGTCAGCCAGTGTCGCTACGAGGAGAGCACCTGA